One window from the genome of Butyrivibrio proteoclasticus B316 encodes:
- a CDS encoding DUF2779 domain-containing protein: protein MSQTIGLSKSKYCKGFQCPKILWLDKYKPEVGEDVLPETVLANGTMVGDLARGYYGEYKLVEFTYDKQAMCDQTRKFMDEGNENIAEASFLYDGLYCAVDILHKDGDGWDIVEVKSSTHVSPIYEEDMAFQNYVLTKCGINVKKVFNMHIDNTYVRHGEIDLKGLFTVEDFTYSAQTRFDAVEQNVAAIREYVMDSNERPKDIDICCQTPYDCAYWKYCSRHIPEKSVFNISRLQLQKKYELYHKGIVSYEDLLKDKSELNSRQELQVETSVLNLPDHIDKAEIKAFLNTLSYPIYHLDFETYQEAVPQFEGGIPYAQIPFQYSLHIEQEDGTLEHKEFLAKEGTDPRRALAESLCKDMPMNVCSLAYNMSFERTVIQKLADLFPDLEEHLLNIRENMHDLMIPFSKGHYYCDAMQGSYSIKYVLPALCPGDPELDYHNLDGVHNGSEASAAFATMTAHTPEEIKEIRNNLLKYCGLDTYAMVKVLGKLKEAVSD from the coding sequence ATGTCACAAACTATAGGTTTAAGTAAATCAAAATATTGCAAAGGCTTCCAGTGCCCCAAAATCCTTTGGCTGGATAAGTATAAGCCTGAAGTCGGTGAGGATGTCCTTCCGGAGACTGTTCTTGCAAATGGAACTATGGTTGGAGATTTAGCACGTGGATATTATGGTGAATATAAACTCGTTGAATTCACCTATGACAAGCAGGCCATGTGTGATCAGACACGTAAGTTCATGGATGAAGGGAATGAAAACATTGCTGAGGCCAGCTTTCTGTATGATGGACTATACTGTGCAGTTGATATCCTACATAAGGACGGAGATGGATGGGACATTGTTGAAGTAAAGAGTTCAACGCATGTATCTCCAATATATGAGGAAGATATGGCCTTTCAGAACTATGTCCTCACAAAATGCGGGATAAATGTGAAAAAGGTCTTCAATATGCACATAGACAACACATATGTAAGACACGGCGAAATAGATCTTAAGGGTTTATTTACAGTAGAAGATTTTACATATAGTGCTCAGACTAGGTTTGATGCTGTAGAACAGAATGTTGCCGCCATCAGGGAATATGTGATGGATTCTAATGAACGCCCGAAAGACATTGATATTTGCTGCCAGACTCCATACGACTGTGCATATTGGAAGTATTGCAGCAGACATATTCCGGAGAAATCTGTGTTTAACATCAGCAGATTGCAATTACAGAAGAAATATGAGCTTTATCACAAGGGAATTGTGTCATATGAGGATCTTTTAAAAGATAAATCGGAGCTTAATTCCAGACAGGAACTGCAGGTAGAGACGAGTGTATTGAATTTGCCGGACCATATAGACAAGGCTGAAATAAAGGCATTCTTGAATACCTTGTCATATCCAATTTACCACCTGGATTTTGAGACATATCAGGAAGCTGTTCCACAGTTTGAAGGAGGAATTCCTTATGCTCAGATTCCATTCCAGTATTCTCTACATATTGAACAGGAAGACGGAACGCTAGAACATAAAGAATTTCTAGCAAAAGAGGGGACTGATCCCAGGAGGGCTTTAGCTGAGAGCTTATGTAAAGATATGCCAATGAATGTTTGTAGCCTGGCATACAACATGTCTTTTGAAAGAACCGTTATTCAAAAGCTGGCAGACTTATTTCCGGATCTGGAAGAACACTTATTGAATATTAGAGAGAACATGCATGATCTGATGATTCCATTCAGTAAGGGACATTATTATTGCGATGCTATGCAAGGTTCTTATTCAATCAAATATGTGTTACCGGCTTTATGTCCAGGGGATCCAGAGCTTGACTACCACAACCTTGATGGAGTGCATAATGGTTCGGAAGCTTCTGCCGCTTTTGCAACTATGACCGCACATACTCCTGAAGAGATCAAGGAGATACGAAACAACCTGCTAAAGTATTGCGGACTTGATACTTATGCAATGGTAAAGGTATTAGGGAAATTGAAAGAAGCTGTTAGTGATTAG
- a CDS encoding MBL fold hydrolase: protein MDNKIRVTVYRGSEQIGGCCTEISYKDTRIAIDFGSPLPEDDAKELDVIGLTKGKSAFDAVLFTHYHGDHVGEIGRINSDIPVYMGGFAKDVIAAYKGYNPHFFADVDIDRIDELVAGNEITIGSLRIMPILSDHSAAESFMFLIQADNFQILHTGDFRLHGLYREELLSSVKKLGKIDLLITEGTTLSRKENANKAYTEEVVEEFMRNCVYENKYCFTILSSTNFDRFKDISDSVDRYRMDNYPRGKYFVIDEFQKSLFEIAEKRLPDRYLFRTKTTYGKNIDAGMEDKGFIMMIRASKADHEALLRKYLEEYPEKTVLIYSMWSGYMKKGKLKELTDMARTKGCLRVIHSSGHVTKHDLESFIEMVESEKVIVIHTEKSEGLDNLKNQISIEDGETKEFDGRYMDKLRLSKKITRDDSGNCVILKLNGKTIKEDNMQTASNAFEGWACAIRAKENKEVVLDVDKETISEICLNDSEYTAAGNGHICRFLYRVIKFQEQYKWFSLTENLKGIVKDFNDYLSKKDISFVNNPPTKDAEDNSNKENLIESKLAEKQKLREIIGDTIDSDVYRQLPVGLFVNEKSKDNAIFTCGHSAIDLWSIKDDTISIVELKAKNRMIGIITEIFFYVNYMNDFISPRSQYRFEFAKPLKYSQDSDDRGYSKLYDSTKNEEIKKVVGIMLADDEDGFHTYIDQSVIDVMNDNEAKLKYMRAMYHITDFSIIKSKKEN from the coding sequence ATGGATAATAAAATAAGAGTAACTGTTTATCGAGGATCTGAACAAATAGGTGGATGTTGTACAGAGATATCATACAAAGACACTCGTATAGCTATTGATTTTGGTAGCCCACTTCCAGAGGATGATGCTAAGGAACTGGATGTTATAGGGCTGACTAAAGGGAAAAGTGCATTTGATGCTGTGTTGTTTACTCATTATCATGGTGATCACGTTGGAGAAATAGGAAGAATTAATTCTGATATACCGGTGTATATGGGAGGTTTTGCTAAAGATGTTATAGCAGCTTATAAAGGGTATAATCCACATTTCTTTGCTGATGTCGATATAGACAGAATAGATGAACTTGTCGCTGGAAATGAAATAACAATAGGATCATTGCGGATAATGCCTATATTATCAGATCATTCGGCTGCTGAGTCCTTCATGTTTCTTATACAGGCTGACAATTTTCAAATACTTCATACTGGAGATTTTAGGCTGCATGGCTTGTACAGAGAAGAACTTCTTTCAAGTGTAAAAAAGTTAGGGAAGATAGACCTTTTGATCACAGAAGGGACTACGTTATCCAGAAAAGAAAATGCGAACAAAGCGTATACAGAAGAAGTAGTGGAAGAATTTATGCGGAATTGTGTCTATGAGAATAAGTACTGCTTTACCATTCTTTCATCAACCAACTTTGATAGATTTAAAGATATTTCAGATAGCGTTGATAGGTATCGTATGGATAACTATCCTAGAGGAAAATACTTTGTTATAGATGAATTTCAGAAATCTCTGTTTGAGATAGCTGAGAAGAGGCTTCCGGATAGGTACTTATTTAGGACCAAGACTACATATGGTAAGAACATTGATGCAGGCATGGAAGATAAGGGATTTATCATGATGATTCGTGCAAGTAAGGCAGATCATGAGGCTTTGCTACGAAAATATCTAGAAGAATATCCAGAGAAAACAGTCCTTATTTATTCCATGTGGTCAGGCTATATGAAAAAAGGGAAGCTTAAAGAACTAACAGATATGGCTCGCACTAAGGGATGCTTAAGGGTAATCCATTCTTCTGGGCACGTAACAAAACATGATCTTGAAAGCTTTATTGAGATGGTGGAATCAGAGAAGGTGATTGTAATACATACAGAAAAATCGGAGGGATTAGATAATCTTAAGAATCAGATTTCTATTGAAGATGGAGAAACAAAGGAATTTGATGGAAGATATATGGATAAACTAAGACTTTCAAAAAAAATAACTAGGGATGATAGTGGCAATTGCGTGATTTTAAAATTAAACGGAAAAACTATTAAAGAAGACAATATGCAGACGGCTTCAAATGCGTTTGAAGGATGGGCATGCGCAATTAGGGCTAAAGAAAACAAAGAGGTTGTTTTAGATGTGGATAAGGAAACAATAAGTGAGATATGCCTAAATGATTCTGAATATACAGCGGCTGGGAATGGTCATATATGTAGATTTTTATATAGAGTTATTAAGTTCCAAGAACAATATAAGTGGTTTTCCCTTACAGAGAATCTTAAAGGGATTGTAAAAGACTTTAATGACTATCTAAGTAAAAAGGATATTTCTTTTGTGAATAATCCGCCAACTAAGGATGCTGAGGACAATAGTAATAAGGAAAATCTTATTGAATCAAAGTTAGCAGAAAAGCAAAAACTAAGGGAAATCATAGGGGATACTATAGATTCTGACGTTTATCGCCAGTTACCAGTGGGATTGTTTGTCAATGAAAAAAGTAAAGATAACGCAATCTTTACATGTGGCCATTCAGCGATTGATCTTTGGAGTATTAAAGACGATACCATTAGTATTGTGGAATTAAAAGCAAAGAACAGAATGATTGGCATAATAACGGAGATATTCTTTTATGTAAACTACATGAATGATTTTATTAGTCCAAGAAGTCAATATAGATTTGAATTTGCTAAACCATTAAAATATTCGCAAGACAGTGACGACAGGGGCTATTCAAAATTATATGATTCTACTAAAAATGAAGAAATAAAAAAGGTAGTAGGAATAATGTTAGCAGATGATGAAGACGGATTCCATACATATATTGACCAGTCAGTGATAGATGTTATGAATGATAATGAAGCTAAGTTGAAGTATATGAGAGCAATGTACCATATCACGGATTTTAGTATTATCAAATCTAAAAAAGAGAATTGA
- a CDS encoding DnaB-like helicase C-terminal domain-containing protein, with the protein MSEPRLVYEEYTLKDNVKFNLENRITRAKEGSCKTGFRDFDKLTGGFRPAELTIIAGRPAMGKTSFILNCVQHIALANEMKVGLFMAREGSEKLVNMLLAMEAHVEIKHIETEPLNATEMGRVNEAADLLSDADILYESPCMYLDKFNLDDLYNCFCQFAICYGVQVIFVDSLQSIEVDGASDPKDRYLEIVKTLRDAAILLEIPIVLVSNLPDTLEQREDKKPRETDLREYGPIDRYADTIVLLHYDEYYDRDTEKKGVAEISIAKNISGHTGEIDLLWLPQYLKYCNLEKGY; encoded by the coding sequence ATGAGTGAGCCACGCCTTGTATATGAGGAGTACACATTAAAAGATAATGTTAAATTTAATTTGGAAAACAGAATAACAAGGGCCAAGGAGGGATCTTGTAAAACCGGTTTTAGGGATTTTGATAAACTAACAGGAGGATTTCGTCCTGCAGAATTAACGATTATTGCAGGACGCCCGGCAATGGGAAAAACTTCTTTTATCTTAAATTGTGTTCAACATATAGCTCTTGCTAATGAGATGAAGGTGGGGCTTTTTATGGCACGCGAAGGATCGGAGAAATTGGTTAACATGTTACTTGCCATGGAAGCTCATGTTGAAATAAAGCATATAGAAACTGAGCCACTGAACGCAACAGAGATGGGAAGGGTCAATGAAGCGGCTGATTTATTAAGCGATGCAGATATATTATATGAATCGCCATGTATGTATTTGGACAAGTTTAATCTTGATGATCTCTACAATTGTTTTTGTCAGTTTGCCATCTGCTATGGTGTACAGGTCATTTTTGTTGATTCATTGCAATCTATAGAAGTAGATGGAGCTTCTGATCCGAAGGATAGATATTTGGAAATAGTAAAAACACTTAGAGATGCTGCTATTTTATTAGAAATACCAATTGTATTGGTATCGAATCTCCCTGATACTCTAGAACAAAGAGAGGATAAGAAACCGCGAGAAACGGATTTAAGAGAATATGGGCCTATTGATAGATATGCTGATACCATAGTTCTTTTGCACTATGATGAGTATTATGACCGAGATACAGAGAAAAAGGGTGTTGCTGAGATTTCTATAGCGAAAAATATTAGTGGACATACTGGAGAGATTGATCTTTTATGGTTGCCGCAGTACTTGAAATATTGCAACTTAGAAAAGGGGTACTGA
- a CDS encoding AAA family ATPase has product MNFYNVLVTYESTSIPFVNEDRKLTYDSSTPGEKEACYRRVAALNEELGIKCTSNKSTSIFVHCVTNNTLCVAFAIDLEHGSLQGAKKYLSEYIYKNFDVVNIKYSEQNEFAVEDFCKLLYGGTRKDLLKPAHEIIEELGLDYFGNNQYKIKEEMLEDKKISLKEARRKATKILADKSLMDEIERIYSEDNTKKYYGNPVHYEVIASNKAAADDIINVLTLSLKSNKRLLGKRISRISEITNLCYDEEDVENIFSNARGGAVVIDMSGSEEDHGNYASSYHEVIDYFTAQAEKYQLNTLFIFVELTNHPGFSKPLLSKMQENMDIVELREGSASRNVVKDFIKEECKRRGLKTQDEDVEQSLSEGDLFTVGEAYVAVNTLYKDSLKNTWYKAYKKVSCVAIEADECHEEAYEKLMKMVGLSEVKKIIGNIIDAEKIRKMRSQMGIDNNKQSMHMIFTGNPGSAKTTVARLLAEILYKEGVTESDTFIECGRADLVGKYVGWTARTVRAKFREAKGGVLFIDEAYSLVDDSNTFGDEAINTIVQEMENNREETIVIFAGYPEKMKSFLDKNEGLRSRIAFHVDFPDYNADELCEILELMAKQKGYSLSDDAKKKCQDIFLEVCTKPEFGNGRFVRTLLEQAEMAQASRILKENKGKKIKRDLLNEMKAEDFEVNASKCTKETKKIGFSVDC; this is encoded by the coding sequence ATGAACTTTTATAATGTGTTAGTAACATACGAATCTACGAGCATTCCTTTTGTAAATGAAGACCGCAAACTAACATATGATTCTTCTACTCCGGGAGAAAAGGAAGCGTGTTATAGAAGGGTTGCTGCTTTGAATGAAGAACTTGGGATAAAGTGTACCTCTAATAAGTCAACGTCGATTTTTGTTCATTGTGTTACTAATAATACCTTGTGTGTTGCTTTTGCGATTGACCTGGAACATGGTTCCTTGCAGGGGGCAAAGAAATACTTATCTGAATATATTTACAAGAACTTTGATGTCGTAAACATCAAATATTCTGAGCAAAACGAGTTTGCTGTAGAAGATTTTTGCAAATTGCTGTACGGAGGCACTCGTAAAGATCTTCTTAAACCCGCGCATGAAATAATTGAAGAGCTTGGACTAGATTACTTTGGAAACAATCAATACAAGATCAAAGAGGAAATGCTTGAGGACAAAAAGATATCATTAAAAGAAGCTAGGAGGAAAGCTACTAAGATACTGGCTGATAAATCTTTGATGGATGAGATTGAAAGAATTTATTCAGAGGATAACACGAAAAAGTATTATGGGAACCCCGTTCATTATGAGGTAATCGCATCGAATAAGGCTGCAGCTGATGACATTATTAACGTGCTTACACTTTCATTGAAGTCAAACAAGCGGTTATTAGGGAAACGAATCAGCAGAATAAGTGAAATAACCAATCTGTGCTATGACGAAGAAGATGTGGAAAACATTTTTAGTAATGCCAGGGGTGGTGCAGTAGTAATAGATATGTCTGGGTCAGAAGAAGATCACGGGAATTATGCATCTTCCTACCACGAAGTGATAGATTATTTCACGGCACAGGCAGAAAAATATCAATTAAACACTTTATTTATCTTTGTTGAATTAACAAATCACCCAGGATTCTCCAAGCCTCTTCTTAGCAAGATGCAGGAGAATATGGACATAGTTGAGCTAAGAGAGGGCAGTGCTAGCAGAAACGTTGTAAAGGATTTTATAAAGGAAGAATGCAAAAGGCGTGGGCTTAAAACACAGGACGAGGATGTTGAGCAATCTCTTTCGGAGGGAGACCTGTTTACTGTTGGAGAAGCATATGTTGCAGTTAATACGCTATATAAGGACAGTCTTAAGAATACCTGGTATAAGGCATATAAGAAAGTTTCATGTGTTGCCATAGAAGCAGATGAATGCCATGAAGAAGCTTATGAGAAACTAATGAAAATGGTTGGCCTTTCTGAGGTCAAAAAGATAATTGGGAATATCATTGATGCTGAAAAAATACGTAAAATGCGAAGTCAGATGGGCATAGATAATAATAAGCAGTCTATGCACATGATATTTACGGGGAATCCAGGATCAGCGAAAACTACTGTAGCAAGGCTCTTGGCTGAAATTCTGTACAAAGAAGGCGTGACGGAGAGTGACACATTTATAGAGTGTGGAAGAGCAGATCTGGTTGGGAAATATGTAGGATGGACTGCGAGAACTGTGCGGGCCAAATTTCGAGAAGCGAAAGGTGGAGTATTATTCATAGATGAGGCTTATTCATTGGTCGATGATAGCAATACTTTTGGTGACGAGGCTATAAATACTATTGTTCAGGAGATGGAAAATAATAGAGAGGAAACAATAGTAATTTTTGCGGGATATCCTGAAAAAATGAAGTCATTTCTTGATAAAAATGAGGGCCTGCGAAGCAGAATAGCATTTCATGTAGATTTTCCCGACTATAATGCTGATGAGTTATGCGAGATTCTGGAGCTGATGGCAAAACAAAAGGGATATTCATTGAGTGATGATGCAAAGAAGAAATGCCAAGATATATTTTTGGAAGTATGTACTAAACCAGAATTTGGCAATGGAAGATTTGTTAGAACATTGCTTGAACAGGCAGAGATGGCACAAGCTAGCAGAATCCTCAAGGAGAACAAAGGGAAAAAGATAAAAAGAGATCTGCTGAATGAAATGAAAGCAGAAGACTTTGAAGTGAATGCCAGCAAATGCACTAAGGAAACAAAGAAAATAGGCTTTTCGGTGGACTGTTAA
- a CDS encoding AAA family ATPase: MKDYFEEIVGYEDIKKELRIISDMLNNDDVYKKIGASINEGLILSGKPGTGKTTMANCIIKSTNRSVYVCRKKSTDGDFIKTINGIFQSAKENIPSIVLLDDLDKFSDKERDCDAEEFVAVQSCMDEIKGMDVFVIATVNNMRKVPDSLQRPGRLGKRIHVRIPKVGEAVKIIKHYLDKTENCDDLDEVSIARMLNGESCATLENVINSAAMKAAFNRQNKVNMQNIIDSCLDVIFEAPQSEEQLPEEIKRRIAYHESGHAVVAEVLDPGSVSIISIRQTESGDYGFVRYLRTEEKEDFYSDYNENIIKTSLAGKAATELIFGEADMGATSDIHHAFDKAEKLVDNRCMYGFDNWIQDDFSSSFAAENRNRAMAMVLEKNYLEVKKLLVENRELLDSIADSLVKNTTLIYSDVQAICGSYKKQSA; this comes from the coding sequence ATGAAAGATTATTTTGAAGAAATAGTTGGATATGAAGATATCAAAAAGGAATTGCGTATTATCAGCGACATGTTGAATAACGATGATGTGTATAAAAAAATTGGAGCAAGCATCAATGAAGGCTTGATTCTGAGTGGAAAGCCGGGTACGGGTAAGACTACCATGGCAAATTGCATTATAAAATCCACTAACAGATCTGTTTATGTATGTAGAAAAAAGTCCACTGATGGGGATTTTATAAAAACAATAAATGGTATTTTTCAGAGTGCAAAAGAAAACATACCCTCAATTGTTCTTTTAGATGATCTTGATAAGTTCTCAGACAAAGAAAGAGACTGCGATGCGGAAGAATTCGTTGCTGTTCAATCCTGCATGGATGAAATAAAAGGGATGGATGTTTTTGTTATTGCAACAGTCAATAATATGAGGAAAGTCCCGGATTCGTTGCAAAGACCTGGAAGGCTGGGGAAGAGGATTCATGTACGTATACCTAAAGTTGGTGAAGCAGTGAAGATTATTAAGCATTACCTTGACAAGACTGAGAATTGCGATGATCTGGACGAGGTTTCAATCGCAAGGATGTTGAATGGTGAATCGTGCGCTACATTGGAGAATGTAATTAACAGTGCAGCAATGAAAGCTGCATTTAACAGACAAAATAAGGTAAATATGCAAAACATAATTGATTCTTGTTTAGATGTAATCTTTGAAGCACCACAAAGTGAAGAGCAGCTTCCAGAAGAGATTAAGCGTAGAATTGCTTATCATGAATCTGGACATGCGGTTGTAGCAGAAGTTTTAGACCCAGGTAGTGTAAGTATAATTTCAATACGACAAACTGAAAGTGGTGATTATGGCTTTGTCAGATATTTACGGACAGAAGAAAAAGAAGATTTTTATAGTGACTATAACGAAAACATTATCAAGACATCATTAGCTGGAAAAGCCGCTACAGAACTTATTTTTGGTGAAGCAGACATGGGAGCAACCAGTGATATTCACCATGCATTTGATAAGGCAGAAAAGCTTGTTGACAACAGATGCATGTATGGTTTTGACAACTGGATCCAGGATGATTTTAGCTCAAGCTTTGCTGCTGAAAACAGAAACCGTGCTATGGCTATGGTATTGGAGAAAAACTATTTGGAAGTTAAAAAGCTTCTGGTAGAAAATCGAGAATTATTAGACAGTATTGCTGATTCGCTGGTAAAGAATACTACCCTGATATATTCAGATGTTCAAGCTATATGCGGTTCATATAAAAAGCAATCAGCATGA
- a CDS encoding helix-turn-helix transcriptional regulator produces MLKVYGTETKKMLNILILDVLQRYSDEEHPLTQQAIMRILKSDYGVEKVDRRSIKANVMSLLDMGYEISMEEGEGYYLLGREFEDAELRLLIDSVLFSKTISDAYAKRLIEKLKSFGNIYFDMRVSHVKPTPTMNRTENKQVLYNVSAIDEAIDEKRKIRFRYCKYGTDFKLHDQGKDYLVNPYQMVASGGRYYLLGNLDKYDDIVYYRIDKMMDVVMQADKVKSQKDVVGLEGQLNLSKHMAEHIYMFCGDSLNVTIRTTPTMMDTLVDWFGKDFKILNSSDDNLEVMVRCNEYAIFYWALQYGPYVEILSPQKLREELAEEISKMNDKYRK; encoded by the coding sequence ATGTTGAAAGTATATGGGACTGAAACAAAAAAGATGCTTAATATCCTGATTCTTGATGTGCTGCAAAGATACTCTGATGAAGAGCATCCGCTTACACAGCAAGCCATAATGAGGATACTAAAGTCTGATTATGGTGTTGAGAAAGTAGACCGTAGATCCATAAAAGCAAATGTAATGTCTTTGCTCGATATGGGTTATGAAATATCCATGGAAGAAGGAGAGGGATACTATCTTTTGGGGCGTGAGTTCGAGGATGCAGAATTAAGGCTGCTAATAGACTCTGTCTTATTCTCAAAGACTATTTCAGATGCTTATGCAAAGAGGCTTATAGAAAAGCTGAAGTCATTTGGAAACATCTACTTTGACATGAGAGTTTCACATGTGAAACCGACTCCCACCATGAACAGGACAGAAAATAAGCAGGTTTTATATAACGTTAGTGCAATAGATGAAGCAATCGATGAAAAGAGAAAAATAAGGTTCCGATACTGTAAGTATGGAACAGATTTTAAACTACACGATCAAGGGAAAGATTATCTTGTAAATCCGTATCAGATGGTGGCTTCTGGCGGAAGATATTACCTTTTAGGCAACCTTGATAAATATGATGATATTGTTTACTACAGAATTGATAAGATGATGGATGTAGTCATGCAAGCGGATAAGGTTAAGTCACAGAAGGATGTTGTTGGCCTTGAAGGACAGCTGAACCTTTCCAAGCACATGGCAGAACATATCTATATGTTCTGTGGAGATAGCCTTAATGTTACAATTAGGACCACTCCGACGATGATGGATACGCTTGTAGATTGGTTTGGAAAAGACTTTAAGATTCTTAATAGTTCTGATGATAATCTGGAGGTAATGGTCCGGTGCAATGAATATGCCATTTTCTATTGGGCGCTTCAATATGGACCATATGTAGAGATTCTGTCGCCTCAAAAACTTAGGGAAGAGCTTGCTGAGGAAATAAGCAAAATGAATGATAAATACCGCAAATAG
- a CDS encoding PD-(D/E)XK nuclease family protein, with translation MADFSIEYKNYLDLIKDPAYLELYEYYSSETIMGILGVDRQENPHSSFIRWLLDMNGDHGYGSAPMRKLLETVCLFKEKVYTDPDTHELRKQGLWSEKKNLLNSCNEQVFLDEIKFGRYEITKQIIATEQVLSGQRRADIFSILKLEGSAFKEKKPLYLLIVIENKVHSTEHTDQTKAYANSLKESKDINKILKKVENKTGQDWVTKEIDADKNLLMLLVYLNAFPTRDIKGYLASEEAVLKKNIIPIAGSEEFITLNYQYLLDGVIDPLAITSNGKQKERMNEYIRCLGQAKISPSDESSSNKNDEYLIMAVSSREKKLALSLWNNSNYREVIYGVLNSYFDQNEEFALRKRDTVFWGSLANLYRFIGEDIPNNESLDAIASKQDLLELVRTDNGARIIRKFIYNHKGEDIEYISYKHPSLGLLFRDIVNDYIQSLGSDVKRQEDAIKELNDYYHENGSWKCDMFMYEKAVKDLPSRRINSKMPASVTQIDYIDDFANAYFSYLRPDGTNKKRNFKYKYDIKDPKCLDDDDLAIKLADGTKAFVWRFWQVDEIYALIGHLKEQGYIVEGFKEIT, from the coding sequence ATGGCGGATTTTTCCATAGAGTACAAGAATTATTTAGATCTAATAAAAGATCCTGCATATTTGGAATTGTATGAGTACTATTCAAGTGAGACTATTATGGGTATTTTAGGCGTTGACCGTCAAGAAAACCCGCATAGTAGTTTCATAAGATGGCTTCTTGATATGAATGGGGATCATGGTTATGGAAGTGCGCCTATGCGCAAATTATTGGAAACAGTCTGTCTATTTAAAGAAAAGGTTTATACGGACCCAGATACGCATGAATTACGGAAACAGGGATTGTGGTCAGAAAAGAAAAATTTATTAAACAGTTGTAATGAGCAGGTATTTCTAGATGAGATAAAGTTCGGAAGATATGAAATAACTAAGCAGATAATTGCCACAGAACAGGTCCTTTCTGGTCAAAGAAGAGCAGATATTTTTTCGATACTAAAACTCGAAGGTAGCGCTTTTAAAGAGAAAAAACCATTATATTTGCTTATTGTTATAGAGAACAAAGTCCATAGTACGGAACACACCGATCAAACCAAGGCTTATGCGAATAGTCTAAAAGAATCAAAAGATATTAATAAGATACTTAAAAAAGTTGAAAATAAGACTGGGCAAGATTGGGTAACTAAAGAAATAGATGCAGACAAAAATCTCCTTATGCTTTTGGTTTATCTAAATGCGTTTCCAACACGTGACATAAAAGGATACCTTGCATCTGAAGAAGCGGTTCTAAAGAAGAATATTATTCCGATTGCAGGCTCTGAGGAGTTTATCACACTAAATTATCAATATCTTCTGGACGGTGTAATTGATCCTTTAGCTATTACATCAAATGGCAAGCAAAAAGAACGGATGAATGAATATATACGATGTCTTGGGCAGGCAAAGATATCTCCATCAGATGAATCGTCATCAAATAAGAATGACGAGTATTTAATAATGGCTGTATCAAGTAGAGAGAAAAAGCTGGCTCTGTCTCTATGGAATAATAGCAATTATAGAGAAGTTATTTACGGAGTATTAAACTCGTATTTTGATCAGAACGAAGAATTTGCTCTTAGGAAAAGAGATACAGTATTTTGGGGCTCGTTAGCTAACTTGTATAGATTTATTGGCGAAGACATTCCCAATAATGAAAGCCTGGATGCAATTGCTTCAAAGCAAGATTTATTAGAATTAGTAAGGACTGATAATGGAGCAAGGATTATTCGGAAATTTATCTATAACCATAAGGGCGAAGATATAGAGTATATTTCATATAAACATCCCTCTTTAGGCCTGCTCTTTAGAGATATCGTAAATGACTATATTCAGTCGCTTGGTTCGGATGTCAAAAGGCAGGAAGATGCTATCAAGGAATTAAATGATTATTATCATGAAAACGGTAGCTGGAAGTGCGATATGTTTATGTATGAGAAAGCGGTGAAAGACTTGCCCTCTAGGCGTATAAACTCGAAAATGCCAGCTTCTGTTACCCAAATTGACTATATTGATGACTTTGCTAATGCATATTTCTCATATCTTAGACCAGATGGAACGAATAAAAAAAGGAATTTTAAATATAAATATGACATTAAGGACCCCAAGTGTCTAGATGATGATGATTTAGCGATAAAGCTAGCTGACGGAACAAAAGCTTTTGTATGGAGATTCTGGCAAGTAGATGAAATATATGCATTAATAGGTCATCTTAAAGAACAAGGGTACATCGTCGAAGGGTTTAAAGAGATAACTTGA